In bacterium, a single window of DNA contains:
- the trpC gene encoding indole-3-glycerol phosphate synthase TrpC — translation MILDKIIQEKIIEVEQRKAVLPLRELRSRVSDAPMPLDFAKRLVRNKNGIPAVIAEVKKASPSKGLIRQDFDPRAIAASYESGGASAISVLTDEKFFQGSLEYMKFVKRTVSIPVLRKDFLIDEYQVYEARTAGADAVLLIVAALEKDKLAELMNRATELGMYALVEVHDEHEMEMALDVCAPLIGINNRNLQTFEVSLDTSIRLMQQFTSGHTATQNKAEKVAMTGGRPRFVSESGIFSHDDLTRLGSIGVDAVLIGEALVREDDIEAKLRELIG, via the coding sequence TTGATACTGGATAAGATTATACAAGAAAAGATTATTGAAGTTGAACAGAGAAAGGCTGTATTGCCTCTGCGTGAACTCAGGTCACGTGTATCTGATGCGCCCATGCCGTTGGATTTTGCAAAGCGGCTCGTCAGAAATAAGAACGGAATTCCGGCTGTGATTGCGGAGGTAAAAAAAGCCTCGCCATCAAAAGGACTGATCCGGCAGGACTTCGATCCAAGAGCAATCGCTGCGTCGTATGAGTCCGGCGGGGCATCGGCAATATCTGTGCTCACTGACGAGAAGTTTTTCCAGGGCTCGCTGGAATATATGAAGTTTGTAAAGCGGACTGTATCGATCCCTGTGCTCAGAAAGGACTTCCTAATAGATGAATATCAGGTCTATGAGGCTCGGACAGCGGGAGCAGACGCTGTGCTGCTGATTGTGGCAGCTCTCGAAAAGGATAAACTGGCCGAGCTGATGAACCGCGCGACCGAACTCGGAATGTATGCTCTGGTGGAGGTCCATGATGAGCATGAGATGGAGATGGCGCTGGACGTGTGTGCGCCGCTTATAGGGATCAATAACAGGAATTTGCAAACATTCGAGGTCAGCTTGGATACCAGTATAAGGCTGATGCAGCAATTTACGTCCGGCCATACAGCCACTCAAAACAAAGCTGAAAAGGTAGCGATGACAGGTGGCAGGCCGAGATTTGTGAGCGAGAGTGGGATATTTTCTCACGATGACCTGACCAGACTAGGCTCGATTGGAGTGGACGCGGTGCTGATAGGTGAAGCCCTTGTGCGTGAAGATGACATCGAGGCAAAACTGCGGGAGTTGATTGGATGA
- a CDS encoding phosphoribosylanthranilate isomerase, translated as MTLAKICGITNIEDAIAAVESGADMLGFIFADSPRHVGVSTVADILNTIKPSNHQTIRTVGVFTEESDEVMQIMDECSLDYAQLHGDQSEDFARKIGAGRVIRVARVRDESSINDLASHSHAAYYLLDTYKKGQPGGTGETFDWELAVRAKSLGKPIILSGGLEPENIADAIKTVKPYAVDISSGVEICPGKKDHNKVKELIENVRAADNAS; from the coding sequence ATGACACTGGCCAAAATCTGTGGGATCACTAATATTGAGGACGCCATAGCGGCAGTGGAGTCTGGTGCGGATATGCTGGGTTTTATCTTTGCAGACAGCCCAAGGCATGTAGGCGTGTCCACGGTAGCTGATATCTTGAATACCATCAAACCATCAAACCATCAAACCATCAGAACTGTCGGGGTCTTCACTGAAGAATCCGACGAAGTGATGCAGATTATGGACGAGTGCAGCTTGGACTACGCTCAGCTTCACGGCGATCAAAGTGAAGACTTTGCACGGAAGATCGGTGCGGGTCGGGTGATACGTGTTGCGCGTGTGAGGGATGAATCCAGCATCAACGACCTTGCAAGTCACTCGCACGCCGCCTATTACTTGCTTGATACATACAAGAAAGGGCAACCAGGAGGCACCGGAGAGACATTCGACTGGGAGCTTGCAGTCCGCGCAAAATCACTCGGCAAACCCATCATTCTCTCAGGTGGGCTGGAGCCCGAAAACATAGCAGATGCAATCAAGACAGTTAAGCCGTATGCAGTGGATATATCGAGTGGGGTGGAGATATGCCCCGGCAAGAAGGATCACAATAAGGTAAAGGAGTTAATTGAAAATGTCAGAGCAGCAGACAACGCTTCCTGA